In Spirochaetota bacterium, the genomic window ACTCCAAGACCAATCGCAGATCCTATAAGGGTAATTGCACGTTTTCTGTCTATTGGAGTTAAAGAATAAGCTTCATCTGAAGACTCGTTATCATCCACCGCTGATCGCAATACCTCATCAGTTTGCTTTGGCGATTTAGTGGATTGTTTTTTTGCCATATCATTCCTCCTTCAATTTCCATTAGCTCATATAGTTAATGTGCAAACATAATATTATATGATACTGTAATGTGCTGCACTTGTGGTTTTATGAATTACCGTAAATGTCTTTTAAAAAAATTTAATAGTTTTACTCATTACACAGCATTTTTTACATACGTATATACTAGCTAATACATATCAGTCACACGCACCAGTTGATCCCACAATTTTTTTATCACTACCAAACCGTAATGCAAAGTCAATCCCGCAAGAAAACCAATTGTCAGATTGTTGAGCACAAAACCAAAAATTCCAACTATAAGCGCATTAAAAAAAGCTTTATTATCATCTATAATATCTTTGATATATGATGCATGCTGAATTCCCACGCAAAAAAGAATAATCCCTAAAATACCCACAGGGAATGCAGATATAAATGCAAAGGAGCTATTTCCTAAAAACAGAGCAATGGAAATGAATGTTATACCTATTATATACCCTGACATACTATCTTTTGCTCCAAAATTATAATGAGCAGTCAATCCACCAGAACCATGACACATTGGTGCGCCACCAAAAAAACCTGAGAGTATATTTGCCAATCCAATGCTCAGAGGAATGCTTATAAGATTTAAACGTGTTGCTTTATCTCCATATAGCAATATTCCAGTATTCCTGGTGGCAACAATGGAATTGCCAAATGTCAGGGCAATTTGCGGAATGACCAATATTGTAAACCCGGTCACAAAATTATCAATGTTTGGCAAGGAGGGAGTAAAATCAATATGACCTGTAAATGATAGTGATATTTTACTCAAAGAAATGGCAACGCCAAGAATCATTATGGGAATGAGAGGTGGAATACTTTTGTATTGAGTAAAAACCACAAAAAGAAAAAAACCCACAACACATGCAATAGCAATATCATTAAATATGAAATTAAAAGAAGTCTTTACCAGCATGGCCCCCAATCCCAGTTGAATACCCCGTATAACTGACAGTGGAAAAATATTCCCGAGTTTTTCACTAATCCCCGTTGCTGCTATTGCTATCAGAATTATGCCCATCAGGATACCCGCAGCATTAATCACTTCAAATCCAAGACCCATCGAGATGGCTATAACACACATCGCTTTAAGCGGCTGCACTGGCATTGTAATCCTGAAATAGAATGCTGAAACCACATAAAATATACCTGCAGCAAGGAACATAGCTGTGGGGTTTATCCCATTCTTAGAGATGAGGAGAATAGCTAATGGAAAAAAAATTCCAATGTCTCCAAAAGCTCCAGATATATCCCAGAGTAACTTCCTCACATTAGCCCCTGATACTTTGTTTCATAGTAAATCTTTAATTAAAATAGTCTCTCGTAAAACAATAGAGCCAAAACATTTCTATAACATTTGCATACTGTGAAAATAAAATCAATCGCATGAAATACAAATGCCTTGTGGTAGTAACAATTTTTTTGTTGTGGTATAAAAGACTACAAGAGGGTAGTTATATGAGTTTCGTATCTATAGCACGAATTGCATATTTTTGTAGCTCAAAGTTGTTTTTCAGGTTTAATTTATTTTTAATGCGTTCCCGATAGGTGTTTATGGTATTTATGCTCAAATTGAGTGCTTGAGAAATTTCTCGTACACTTTTGCCACTGCCGATTAAGCGTAATACCTCAATTTCTCTATTAGTGAGAATAGATAGCAAGTTTTCGCTGTTATTTGCTATACCACTAATAGCCTTATTTATTATTTTTTCAGACATCTGTTCACTTAAGTAGATCCCTCCATTCAGAATTTTCCGAATGGCGGTGATTACATTCTCGTATGTCTGCTGTTTCATGACATACCCCCGAGCGCCCAAACGCAACGCGCGCTCAGCATAAATTGACTCATCATACATCGATACAATAAGTACAGGAATATTCATACCAAATGCCACTATATCCTTTGTAAGTTCAAGTCCACTGGGACCATCAAGTCCTATATCCACAATAACTAAATCAGGCTTAAGCTTTCGTATAAGCTGTAGTGCTTTCTGTGCATTTTCTGCCTCTCCACATACCTCAAGGCCTATCTCTCTACCAATAAGCTGGGAAAGGCCATATCTGAAAACGGGATGATCATCAACGATGAAAATCTTTTTGTTCATAATCTTCTATCCTTCCATTTTATTTTCATTATTACCACCTTTAACCCCTACAATGCAAGCAATTGATGTTCCTTCATTACCACTGTTAATAATAAGCTGGGCACCAATCATATCTGCCCTGTATCTCATAATGCGCATGCCAAGACCATCCTGAGACCCTATTCCATTGCCAAAACCTTTACCGTTATCCATAACCTCCAACTTTAAAAGCCCGTCGTTCATTTTCATAGATATATTAATCTTTGTTGCTTTACTGTGCTTTCTTGCATTCGTAACAGCCTCCCGGATTATATAGAATAGATGTCGTGCGGTAATATCATCAAAATGGAAAGCTTCACTGCATATATCAAGTGAGCATTCAATGCCATATATACCTGCTGATTCTTCAACCATCTGGCGTACCGCCGGAATAAAATTTCCCGCACCAAGATCAACAGGACACAACCCACGGGCCAATCGTCGCGATTTTGAAATTGTGTTTTCAAGAAAGTGTGAGATCTCTTTCAGACGAATAGAATCCTCATTGTTCTCATCCAAGTCAGAATATTTATTTTTCATAGAATGCACAGCCATTTTCAATAACACATCTATACCTATAAGGTTTTGCATAAGGTCATCATGCAGGTCCTGTCCAATTCGTTGCCGTTCAGATTCATACACATGGATCACATCCCTTTCCAGTTCTCTACGTTTGGTAAC contains:
- a CDS encoding putative sulfate/molybdate transporter, with the translated sequence MRKLLWDISGAFGDIGIFFPLAILLISKNGINPTAMFLAAGIFYVVSAFYFRITMPVQPLKAMCVIAISMGLGFEVINAAGILMGIILIAIAATGISEKLGNIFPLSVIRGIQLGLGAMLVKTSFNFIFNDIAIACVVGFFLFVVFTQYKSIPPLIPIMILGVAISLSKISLSFTGHIDFTPSLPNIDNFVTGFTILVIPQIALTFGNSIVATRNTGILLYGDKATRLNLISIPLSIGLANILSGFFGGAPMCHGSGGLTAHYNFGAKDSMSGYIIGITFISIALFLGNSSFAFISAFPVGILGIILFCVGIQHASYIKDIIDDNKAFFNALIVGIFGFVLNNLTIGFLAGLTLHYGLVVIKKLWDQLVRVTDMY
- a CDS encoding response regulator transcription factor, which codes for MNKKIFIVDDHPVFRYGLSQLIGREIGLEVCGEAENAQKALQLIRKLKPDLVIVDIGLDGPSGLELTKDIVAFGMNIPVLIVSMYDESIYAERALRLGARGYVMKQQTYENVITAIRKILNGGIYLSEQMSEKIINKAISGIANNSENLLSILTNREIEVLRLIGSGKSVREISQALNLSINTINTYRERIKNKLNLKNNFELQKYAIRAIDTKLI